The following are encoded in a window of Solidesulfovibrio magneticus RS-1 genomic DNA:
- a CDS encoding PLP-dependent aminotransferase family protein, whose translation MTLPETDSGIFRYMAVEKHILRLLESGELRVGDRVPSLRGLGGRLGVSVSTINQAYLELEKQGIIEARPKSGFFVRRTPIKRPAPSRGEAPPRGPATVARGALIREVLDGMGRRDIVPLGVALTDPSLLPAKQIARLLSKVAAGDERVTSYEGVQGNLELRRQIAWRLAEAGIEAGPDEVMITSGAMEALYLALRSVTRPGDNVAIPAPTYYCFLQLLENFGLRAVELPSYPDGGVRPADLRSALDRFDLKAVILTPNFNNPDGAMIPDEAKAEMAALLAERGVPVIEDDVYGDLHFAERRPRCLRSYDATGNVLHCSSFSKTLAPGYRLGYLLPGRHAAKAFELKATTNVCCATPTQVAAALYLAQGGFERHLRKTRGVLERQARMIEERVLRHFPDGTRVTHPSGGSVVWVQMPDSVDSIALFYAARELGIGLAPGNIFSSCDQFKHFVRLSYGNAWTPRIEQALADVGRLARELAEGGDRPEPAC comes from the coding sequence ATGACCTTGCCTGAAACCGATTCCGGCATTTTCCGCTATATGGCCGTGGAGAAACATATTTTGCGGCTTCTGGAGTCCGGCGAGCTGCGCGTGGGCGACCGCGTGCCAAGCCTGCGGGGGCTGGGCGGCCGCCTTGGCGTCAGCGTGTCCACCATCAACCAGGCCTATCTGGAGCTGGAAAAGCAGGGGATCATCGAAGCGCGGCCCAAATCCGGGTTTTTCGTGCGCCGTACGCCCATCAAGCGGCCCGCCCCCAGCCGGGGCGAAGCGCCGCCGCGCGGACCGGCCACGGTGGCGCGCGGGGCGCTTATCCGCGAAGTCCTCGACGGCATGGGCCGGCGCGACATCGTGCCCCTGGGCGTGGCCCTGACCGATCCGTCGCTGTTGCCGGCCAAACAGATCGCCCGGCTGCTGTCCAAGGTGGCGGCCGGAGACGAACGGGTGACGAGCTACGAGGGCGTGCAGGGCAATCTGGAACTGCGCCGTCAGATCGCCTGGCGGCTGGCCGAGGCCGGCATCGAGGCCGGACCGGACGAGGTGATGATCACCTCCGGGGCCATGGAGGCGCTGTATCTGGCCCTGCGCTCGGTGACGCGCCCGGGCGACAACGTGGCCATCCCGGCCCCGACCTATTACTGTTTCCTGCAACTGCTGGAAAACTTCGGGCTGCGGGCCGTGGAGCTGCCGTCCTATCCCGACGGGGGCGTGCGCCCGGCCGATCTGCGCTCGGCCCTGGACCGCTTCGATCTCAAAGCCGTCATCCTCACGCCCAATTTCAACAATCCCGACGGGGCCATGATCCCGGACGAGGCCAAGGCCGAGATGGCCGCGCTTCTGGCCGAGCGCGGCGTGCCGGTCATCGAGGACGACGTCTACGGCGACCTGCACTTCGCCGAGCGCCGGCCGCGCTGCCTGCGGTCCTACGACGCCACGGGCAACGTCCTGCACTGTTCGTCGTTTTCCAAGACCCTGGCCCCGGGCTACCGCCTGGGCTATCTGCTGCCCGGCAGGCACGCGGCCAAGGCCTTCGAGCTCAAGGCCACCACCAACGTCTGCTGCGCCACGCCGACCCAGGTCGCCGCCGCGCTGTATCTGGCCCAGGGCGGGTTCGAGCGCCACCTGCGCAAGACCCGGGGAGTGCTGGAGCGCCAGGCCCGGATGATCGAGGAACGGGTGCTGCGCCATTTCCCCGACGGCACGCGGGTGACCCATCCCTCGGGCGGCAGCGTGGTCTGGGTCCAGATGCCCGACAGCGTGGATTCCATCGCGCTGTTCTACGCCGCCCGGGAACTCGGCATCGGCCTGGCTCCGGGCAACATCTTTTCGAGCTGCGACCAGTTCAAGCATTTCGTGCGCTTAAGCTACGGCAATGCCTGGACGCCGCGCATCGAACAGGCCCTGGCCGACGTGGGCCGGCTGGCCCGGGAACTGGCCGAGGGCGGGGACCGGCCCGAGCCGGCCTGCTGA
- a CDS encoding DUF2917 domain-containing protein, translating to MFVDRLREDRLLATTRTGIIDEWLSRWRDSRVLRAMAEAGARIFTPGRSLSVRLGQGKHLALTGVRYCRVTCAKGVVWVTAAGDGRDIVLTPGQSVTLGRSGKVVVTGRGEGSEVKVRWD from the coding sequence ATGTTTGTGGATCGCTTACGGGAAGACCGGCTGCTGGCGACGACGCGCACGGGAATCATCGACGAATGGCTGTCGCGCTGGCGCGACAGCCGGGTGCTGCGGGCCATGGCCGAGGCCGGGGCCAGGATCTTCACCCCGGGCCGCAGCCTGTCGGTGCGCCTGGGCCAGGGCAAGCATCTGGCGCTGACTGGCGTGCGCTACTGCCGGGTGACCTGCGCCAAGGGCGTGGTTTGGGTGACGGCGGCCGGCGACGGGCGCGACATCGTGTTGACGCCGGGGCAGAGCGTGACCCTTGGCCGTTCGGGCAAGGTGGTGGTCACCGGCCGGGGGGAAGGCTCGGAAGTGAAGGTGCGCTGGGATTAG
- a CDS encoding STAS domain-containing protein — protein MQLTCEETDAALVVRVSGEIIMDAVTECRAEVEHLALAAAAPAVVVDLSAVAFMDSSGVGFLIGLRRLCQDHGKTLSLANPTPPIKKLLAMLRLTDYFDAPPTGPAGA, from the coding sequence ATGCAGCTGACGTGCGAGGAGACGGATGCGGCCCTTGTGGTGCGCGTTTCCGGCGAGATCATCATGGACGCGGTGACCGAATGCCGCGCCGAGGTGGAACATCTGGCCCTGGCCGCCGCCGCCCCGGCCGTGGTGGTGGATCTCTCGGCCGTGGCCTTCATGGACAGTTCCGGGGTGGGATTCCTTATCGGCCTGCGCCGGCTGTGCCAGGACCACGGCAAGACCCTGTCCCTGGCCAATCCCACGCCGCCGATCAAGAAGCTCCTGGCCATGTTGCGCCTGACCGACTATTTCGACGCCCCGCCAACCGGCCCGGCCGGGGCCTGA